In a genomic window of Muntiacus reevesi chromosome 1, mMunRee1.1, whole genome shotgun sequence:
- the KCNJ8 gene encoding ATP-sensitive inward rectifier potassium channel 8: protein MLARKSIIPEEYVLARIAAENLRKPRIRDRLPKARFIAKSGACNLAHKNIREQGRFLQDIFTTLVDLKWRHTLVIFTMSFLCSWLLFAIMWWLVAFAHGDIYAYMEKSGMEKSGLEATVCVTNVRSFTSAFLFSIEVQVTIGFGGRMMTEECPLAITVLILQNIVGLIINAVMLGCIFMKTAQAHRRAETLIFSRHAVIAVRNGKLCFMFRVGDLRKSMIISASVRIQVVKKTTTPEGEVVPIHQLDIPVDNPLESNNIFLVAPLIICHVIDKRSPLYDISATDLANQDLEVIVILEGVVETTGITTQARTSYIAEEIQWGHRFVSIVTEEEGVYSVDYSKFGNTVKVAAPRCSARELDEKPSILIQTLQKSELSHQNSLRKRNSMRRNNSMRRNNSIRRNNSSLMVPKVQFMTPEGNQNTSES from the exons ATGTTGGCCAGGAAGAGCATCATCCCCGAGGAGTATGTGCTGGCGCGCATCGCGGCGGAGAACCTGCGCAAACCGCGCATCCGGGACCGCCTCCCCAAGGCCCGCTTCATCGCCAAGAGCGGGGCTTGCAACCTGGCGCACAAGAACATCCGGGAGCAAGGACGgtttctccaggacatcttcacCACCTTGGTGGACCTGAAATGGCGCCACACCCTGGTCATCTTTACCATGTCGTTCCTCTGCAGCTGGCTGCTCTTCGCCATCATGTGGTGGCTGGTGGCCTTTGCCCACGGGGACATCTATGCTTACATGGAGAAAAGCGGGATGGAGAAAAGTGGCTTGGAGGCCACCGTGTGTGTGACTAACGTCAG GTCTTTCACCTCTGCCTTCCTGTTCTCCATTGAAGTTCAAGTGACAATTGGATTTGGAGGGAGAATGATGACTGAGGAATGCCCTCTGGCTATCACAGTCCTGATTCTACAGAACATTGTGGGTTTGATCATCAATGCGGTCATGTTGGGCTGCATTTTCATGAAAACAGCCCAAGCTCATCGAAGGGCGGAAACCTTGATTTTCAGCCGCCATGCGGTAATCGCCGTCCGAAATGGCAAACTGTGTTTCATGTTCCGCGTGGGGGACCTACGGAAAAGCATGATCATCAGTGCCTCTGTGCGTATCCAAGTGGTCAAGAAAACCACGACCCCGGAAGGCGAGGTGGTACCTATTCACCAACTGGACATTCCTGTTGACAACCCCCTTGAGAGTAATAACATTTTCCTGGTGGCCCCTCTGATCATCTGCCATGTGATCGACAAGCGCAGCCCCTTGTATGATATCTCGGCCACTGACCTGGCCAACCAAGACCTGGAGGTCATCGTGATTCTAGAAGGAGTGGTCGAAACTACTGGCATTACTACACAAGCTAGAACCTCCTACATTGCTGAGGAGATCCAGTGGGGCCATCGCTTCGTGTCCATTGTGACCGAAGAGGAAGGCGTGTATTCTGTGGATTACTCCAAATTCGGCAACACCGTGAAAGTAGCTGCTCCAAGATGCAGTGCCCGAGAGCTGGACGAGAAGCCCTCCATCCTTATCCAGACCCTCCAGAAGAGTGAATTGTCCCACCAGAATTCTCTGAGGAAGCGCAACTCCATGAGAAGAAACAATTCCATGAGAAGGAACAACTCCATCCGCCGGAACAATTCTTCCCTCATGGTGCCCAAGGTGCAATTTATGACTCCAGAGGGAAATCAGAACACTTCTGAATCCTGA